The Methanosarcina acetivorans C2A genome includes the window CGGTCCGGTTTTCTCCCCAGAGCTTTGAGGTTACGGGGATGTAAACGAAGCCCATGGAGCTGATTATCAGGGTCAGAAATCCGACAAGAGGATATACTGCACTGTAAACTCCAACGACTTCGGCGGATTTGAAATAACCGAGCATTATGGTGTCGGTCCAGGTCATTAGGTTGAGCAGGGTCGCGCTTATTAACAGAGGAAATGAGTACCGGATCAGCTTTTTTGTGGGCTCGCTGAATTTGAGTTTCCATTCCGGCTTGATCGGAGGCCTCTTTATGAAGTAAACTGACATCACGCCGAAGGTAAAGACCATTGAAAGCAGGTCTGCAAGCACGACTCCTTTCAGAGATACCCCGAGGAACACGGCAGCTGAAGCAAACCCGAGCAGGGATACCGGCCTTACGATGTTATAGAAGTACATGTTGACACTTGTGCGGTCAAAGCCTCTGTAGATCGCCACTGATAGGTTCAGGAGTATGGTGAACGGGATAGCAAAAATCATTATCCTGACAACGGATAAGATTTTGCCCTGTATGTCAAACCCTTCTCCGGCCAGCCGTTCGAACAGTAGGGGTGAGACCAGCATGGCAAGCATCCCGGCAATAAGTCCCATCAATATAGCCGAGATAATCAATTCGGGAATATTGTGCTCCTCTTGCCTGCCTCTGAAGTAGGCAATGTACCTTGGCACCCCTTCATGGAGTCCAAGCGTTGCCACGGCGCCTGTGATGGAGATCACTGTAAGGGCAAGAGAATAGGTGCCGAAATCCGCTGGTGAGAGATATGAAGTGAGCACTCCTTTAATTATGATGTCAAGCAGCATTCCAATAAGTGTGCCTGTCAGGATAACTCCGGAACCTGCCACTATCCGGTTGACTGATTCGTTAACTGACATGAGAATTCCCGTCCCTTAATATCTAACTTCGGGGGCTTTTGGGAAAGCACAGAGAGCTGTTGCCCTGCCAGTTACGATTGAAGGACTTTCGGTCGACCGAACTAAGTAAAAAGGGCTTCTTTCTGCAGGCTGCAGGAAATTAAAGCCCGATTCTTCAACCCTGCATGTCTTCCAGGATTTCTTCCAGGATATGGAGTTGAGATTTGGCGGAGTGAGATGAACAGCAGGGAGATTATTGATAGGAAGATACGTATTGGGTTGGATCGGAGGTTTGGTGACCGAAGGTTTGGACTGGATGGAAAGTTTCATTTCAGGGATCAGGGTTTCAAAGTTTGCTGTTTTAAACTCCTTTAAACAGCTGCAAATCCTAAACACGCCGTGGTGTCTGTCTTTTTGCTTGATTCCCTGTCCGCCTGTTCTACGCTGAATTTTCGAGACAGGGTCTAAATAGGTTTTCTCTTTAACAATCGACATGGGTTTCTACGACCTTCTGAGTTGGATTGATTTTGGTCTTCGATTGTATCCGGGGATGAAGTCCAGGTAGGGTATGATCGAATCGAGGTTTGTGTTCCCCTTTGAATTTTGCAGGGAATGAGTGTCTGAGTACCCGGTGGAAGCTGGACTTTCTGGCAGTACCCGGGGAATTGTGGGTTGGATTTTTCTCGGGTACTGTCCCGTAGGCTGGATCGTGATAGGGTCCCGATTTGTTAAAGTAAACCGGGATGGTTTTTGACTCTGAACCAAATTTATGGTAGGATTCTGACAAGATTCTATAGGGTTCTGTCAGATTCTCTGCCGATTCCGAATCTTTTAGGGTTGGGTTTTTGAGGACTGCTGCATATTTTCGCACAATGGTTGTTCAGGAAATTCTCAAATCATCGGAACAAGGCATTCTGAACAATGCATTTCCAACAAGGCATTCGCAATCTGTTAGATGGCGAATGGCTTATGAAAGGCAGCAGGATATTTTTTATAATTTTGATATATTTTTTCTTAAAACCGGAGAAATCTCAACTCATTAAATTTCATTGAATGTTTCTCCAAATTTTATTAGGTGTACCTTCTTGACTAAATATATAAACGTTTTGGGTTGATTGTTTAATTATCATTATCGGGTTAAACTGCTGCCTGAAGAAAAACTCATTTATAATGTCCTTCTCGAAAGGTCTGGCAGAGGGCTGGTTCTAAAGGTATAAGCCCGGGATTTTAAGATGTATTTTGGAGCAATATCATGGTCTTGTTTATGGAAATAAGCCACAAAAACCCTGGTTCAAAACCAGAAAATCAGATTTGCCTTTTTCGGACATCTCTAAACTTGTTCGTTATGTAAGGAGCTTTCGTATACAAGAGGCATTTTTTTGTAGCTCTTTCAATTTACATACGGATGAAAGAGGCTTCTTTTTGAGGGTAAATTTGAGCAGTAAAACCGTAAAAATATCATAATTTATCATTATAATTATTCTTTTAACCTTATACTAAAATTTACCAGACAGTATTTCCTTTCTCAGCTAATATAAAAAAGAGTGCAAAAAAGGATTTTCAGGCAGGAAAATGCCCGAAAATGTAAAAGCTGGAAGAAAGTTTCAGCCATTCTTTCAGGTTATCAGCCATTTCTTAGTCGTCACCATTCTTTCAGGCTATCAGCTATTCTTTAGGCCATTATCATTCTTCCAGGCCAATGCGGACTTAATTCATTTTCCAAGCAGGTTGGCCATTTTAGAGAGAATTGTAGAGCCATTTCCGCCTGTACTTTTTCCCTGCCCGGAAATCCGTTCAGCCGCCGTGCCTGCGCCCTCCGCATCCTGAAGGTTCACCGAATGTGTTTCCGGTCCGCCCAGTTCGATTACATTTTAGGCAGAGCTACTCACATTGCCGGGCATTGCAAAGAAGGAAAAAACTGGAGTTTCGGATGTGAAATACATAAATTCATCATCGTCTCCTAATAATTTAATTGGTAGCTGTTCCCAGGCTTCATCGTCGAACCTGTTCAGGGCTATGGAAGGACTGCCTATTCCTTTTTCCTGCATCCAGGCTTTTCAACCTTGAAGTCGATTACAGGGTTTTCAATGTTTTTTTCAGTTGCATGCCCGCTTCTGTGCAGTCATAAAAGTTAATTTATTCATACAGTATTTTCAGGCTTTTTAGACTAAGTAAAGCTACGATTTAATTTCTTCATCTCCCATTCTGATGATAAAAAAGAAAGGTGGACACAAAACCGTTTATGTCCATCTCTTAGTTGACAGCCGGGAAGAGCTTAAAGCCGTTCCCGTAAATTATCTTAACTCTGCAGCGATATGGGAT containing:
- a CDS encoding PGF-pre-PGF domain-containing protein → MQEKGIGSPSIALNRFDDEAWEQLPIKLLGDDDEFMYFTSETPVFSFFAMPGNVSSSA
- a CDS encoding oligosaccharide flippase family protein — encoded protein: MSVNESVNRIVAGSGVILTGTLIGMLLDIIIKGVLTSYLSPADFGTYSLALTVISITGAVATLGLHEGVPRYIAYFRGRQEEHNIPELIISAILMGLIAGMLAMLVSPLLFERLAGEGFDIQGKILSVVRIMIFAIPFTILLNLSVAIYRGFDRTSVNMYFYNIVRPVSLLGFASAAVFLGVSLKGVVLADLLSMVFTFGVMSVYFIKRPPIKPEWKLKFSEPTKKLIRYSFPLLISATLLNLMTWTDTIMLGYFKSAEVVGVYSAVYPLVGFLTLIISSMGFVYIPVTSKLWGENRTEPLGSIYAIMTKWCFLLTFPVFALMFAYPDFILTKIYGADYAGGATVLRILALGFVTNSYFGFNYHTIMASGDSDFLMKCSVASAGINAVLNFILIPQYGMIGAAAASSVSFSSIEVLMTLRAWRSQHMHPFTPMYRRLTLIGTLLVVGMLAAREMLPLSGASWEYAAFMVVYFAAIRYAKVLDETEMDMVNGIKKTIVQNMSTLLSQALKTPGLKL